TCCATGTCGAACCATGTAGACCTTCTACCGGCTTCTACCTGATCATACTGGGAAATGCACCCATTTTAGGAACATAACTTACTGATCTCACATTGTATACATGCATTGTTAAATGGCTAAATGGCTTAAATTCAAACTTCTTTTCTTCAAAAACCCTCAAATGAAGAGAACTCCGCGGCGCGTACCGTCTTTCTCGTTGTGGATGATGTTCTTGCAGAGCAGGTCGTTGTGGCAGAGCACCACGGGGGAGCCCAGGGTGGAGAGGTGCTCCTTCATCCACGCCATCTCCTGCTCCAGCACCGCCTTGCTGGGAACCTCCTGCTGGATTCTGGACCCAAAACACACGGATAGAAGTGAGCTTTATCCGTGCATCCATCCGAGGACACACGTGAAGGGAAAGCTAAATAAAATGAGTTTTCAGGCGAATGATTAGCGGTTTGTTTACTTTATGGACATATGGCCCCCGCGTGTGACGTGCGTTTGGCCCCCGGATGGAGAAAGGGTTAAGTGGCTGCGCTCACGTCTCAGCTGACCAGACTGCCGTGCAGCGGAGACATCTGTGCCAACTGTAATGAGCTTATGGGGCTTAATCTAAAGTCAGCCTGGCGGGAAGGCAGAGTAACACACGCAGCCAATAAACAGGCCCGACGCGCGTGCAAAGAAACGCGACAAGCGTGTGCCGTCGTGGACCAGGTCGCTGCGGCCGTCTGCGTAACCAAGGAGGAGAGCTGGGTGCCCCGATGCAGCGAGCTGAGCAAACATCGGCCGGCCCGCTGCATGCCTCGGCCTCCACCATCCTGTCCGCTGTTATTGTTCCAGTTATATAAGCCACACGCTGGACTTAATCTAATCACCAGAACAAAGATATCAGCTGGGACCGGGCTGCCGGCCAGGTTACGAAACGCTCCACCTCGGCCGGCTCCGGGGGTCCCACCGGCAAGACGGGTCGGACTgaactcctcctcttcttctttcccaGAAGAATGCATGCGTTCGCAACGAGGGGGGGGACAATTGTACACGTGAAAGAATACTTGAAGAAAGTCATGTTGAAGAAAACCTGACTTTcttgggaggtgggggtggcgcatggggagggagggggaaaaagcAGATCAAGTTGTGTGTCTCACCTGACGTTGGATGCTTGGTCGGTGAACTCCGTGGCCACGAGGGAGAAGTACCTGCGCATCTTGATCCAGAGGTTGGGTTTGGGGATGCAGCCGTTGTGTGCGTGGATGGCGTGGATACGCGCCATCTCCCCGGCTATcagcctgaggggggggggggggggggggtacaggagAACGAGGTCATCGCTGGGACCAGACTTAAGACCAACACAGGATAGCCAGTGGGTACTGCGGCAGCAGAGTAGTTAGTGTCAACATCCTGAGCAACAATGGCCgatgctaccccccccccccccccagctaaaGTCTAAATGCGAGACGCTGCGTAACTCCACCTGCGCAAGGAGGGATCCCGGACGTCCTGCGTCCCGAGAGCGTCCCCCTGCATGAACTCGTAGCAGATGCCGTTCAGAAAGGTGCAGTAGAGGCGAGGGGCACAACCGTTGGCGTGCAGCACCTAGAGGCACGAAACAAGAACAAAGTATCAGACGGGAGGAACCATTCAGAGGCGCTTTGCATTCCTGCAGCAGAGCGCGATCCTTCACGCTACCTGAAAGCTTTTCAGCTCGTTGTCTCGGTCCACAATCAGCTCGGTCTTGTGGCCGTACACCCGGACCAGCACCACGTCCTCTGGACTGTCCTCCACGTAGCAGCCCACCAGCTTGTTGGTGGTGCCGTCGGtgaagagctggaggaggaggaggagaaagcgtGAGAGGAGCCGTCTTCAATTGGTCCTCTGATGCCACGTCTTCTCCTCAGCGCGCAGATCAGACAAATGTCCTCACGCTGTGGGACACCTAACGGAACACCTGAGCCGTCGGGACCACGCAGCGCTGCATCCATGCGAAGCAGTTTTCCTTTCATCCTTAGGATTTGTTTCATGCAATTAAAAACGCATGTTATTTGACATTTGAtggtattaatattatttattaactaGAGGTTCCCTCTGCCCTTATAGCACACACAGAACCCCTCCCACTCATCTGCAGGGGGGTGTCCGACGCGTCAACAAGTCAAGTCAAACGTCTCTTTCAAAAAAGAAGCGCAagctaaaaaaaacccacctttGTGTCTAAAGCTCAGCCATTAAATATCCGCGTGACAAACATCACTGCAGAGGACCGTCCCCCTGCAGCCGGGACAATAACAACATACACGCCGCCCGCCCGCGCAGCCCAGACGCTCACTCACACATATCTGGCATTCCACGCGTGGTTGACCACAAAGATGGGCGCGCAGGCATCCCTGTTATGGCTACACGCGCCCCATCGACCGCCACATGACATGATCCCTCCTCGCCACCGCACAATGCGCCGCTAAGGCCGCCGATCAATACGTGGACGGGCGGGGTTAAGCTTATGCCCAGACGGAGGTAAACAGTCGGCCGATTGGGCCAACGCTTCATTCTTTAGCGGCTCTTCCTCTCGCCGCCGGGCCGCTGGGGCCCCTGAGGCACGGCGGGCGCGAGGACGCCGTCGCTCTGTTGCCGTTGGCGCGCTCTGCTGTTTTCTTGACCTGAGACAGAGAGCGGTGTGTTCAGTGACGGTCTTCCTGCCCAGGTggcagggtggtggtggtggtggagggaatCAGGGGTTTCCCCATAAAAACAGCCCGCCCCAATTTAACccaataacacatttttgtttcacATCATCTCCTAAATCTCCTCACTCCTTTCCTCGCCCTGACCTTGAGTGAACATGTCGACGATTGTGCAGCTGCTCCGTAACTGTGATAGTTTGCGCCAGTGATGTTTTCATAGTGActtaaactctgtgtgtgtgtgtgtgtgtgtgtgtgtgtgtgtgtgtttgtttgcccaATAGACGTTTTCTACATTTGTTGATGCACAGcagggagaacaagtatttgatacactgcagagtttgcaggttttccctccTGCAAAGCATGTGGGAGTCATAGTAATTTG
The Gasterosteus aculeatus chromosome 17, fGasAcu3.hap1.1, whole genome shotgun sequence DNA segment above includes these coding regions:
- the etnk2 gene encoding ethanolamine kinase 2 is translated as METQIHVPVGSPLIRKIPIFVDEHDVTAGAMKLIKVLRPAWDTSDVKTKLFTDGTTNKLVGCYVEDSPEDVVLVRVYGHKTELIVDRDNELKSFQVLHANGCAPRLYCTFLNGICYEFMQGDALGTQDVRDPSLRRLIAGEMARIHAIHAHNGCIPKPNLWIKMRRYFSLVATEFTDQASNVRIQQEVPSKAVLEQEMAWMKEHLSTLGSPVVLCHNDLLCKNIIHNEKDGHVRFIDYEYSSYNYQAFDIGNHFNEFAGMAELDYGLYPSREMQMDWLRVYLQAYKLFSQKGEEVSARELETLYVQVNKFALASHFFWGFWALIQAKYSTIDFDFLGYAVLRFNRYFETKPAAMALQIPQ